From one Halothece sp. PCC 7418 genomic stretch:
- a CDS encoding CCA tRNA nucleotidyltransferase, with product MNDRLSHLKLPFPQAWLPADACLVGGTVRDALLNRQRDPFDFDLILEDQAVELAREIANRCQAGFVVLDAERDMARIVFAEGTVDFARIEGESLEQDLHRRDFTINAIAHHLQSQTLIDPLQGKQDLEARVIKMVSPQNLRDDPLRLLRAYRQAGQLTFTIDESTRESIREIAPCLQAVAAERIQTELSYLLATSQGSFYLQQAWEDGVLSPWFPNLTQESVEKVQQIDTAKEILSQQFPSLPPTWDNNVGGESDSLQALAKLACFVSSSPEEAEAQLMALKYSRAEIRTVTNTLNLLPRLLEENIAEMTLRDQYFFFQDAGKVFPVVLLTAIAKGLSLESVQPLIERYLNSNDPVAYPQPLVTGKDLLRSLDLSPSPQIGELLTELQIAVIEGKIKTPREAIALAQSWLEQECG from the coding sequence ATGAATGATCGCTTATCACATTTAAAGTTACCATTTCCTCAAGCGTGGCTTCCTGCGGATGCGTGTTTAGTGGGGGGAACAGTTCGGGACGCGCTATTAAATCGACAACGAGACCCATTTGATTTTGATTTAATTCTAGAAGATCAGGCGGTGGAACTGGCGCGTGAAATCGCAAACCGTTGTCAGGCGGGGTTTGTGGTCTTGGATGCAGAACGAGATATGGCAAGAATTGTCTTTGCAGAGGGAACGGTTGATTTTGCCAGAATTGAAGGGGAAAGTTTAGAACAAGACTTACACCGTCGAGACTTTACCATCAACGCGATCGCGCATCATCTTCAATCGCAAACCTTAATCGATCCGCTACAGGGAAAACAAGATTTAGAAGCCAGAGTGATCAAAATGGTTTCACCGCAAAACTTGCGAGATGATCCCCTACGCTTACTCCGCGCCTATCGACAAGCGGGTCAACTGACCTTTACCATTGATGAAAGCACCCGTGAAAGCATCCGCGAGATTGCACCCTGTTTACAAGCAGTGGCAGCCGAACGCATTCAAACCGAACTCTCTTATCTTCTCGCGACATCTCAGGGGAGTTTTTATTTACAGCAAGCCTGGGAAGATGGTGTCCTTTCCCCTTGGTTTCCGAATCTAACTCAAGAAAGTGTAGAAAAAGTCCAACAAATCGATACCGCCAAGGAAATCTTAAGCCAACAGTTTCCCTCCCTTCCCCCCACTTGGGACAATAATGTCGGTGGGGAATCAGACTCGTTACAAGCCCTTGCAAAATTAGCCTGTTTCGTCTCCTCCTCTCCAGAAGAAGCAGAAGCCCAACTGATGGCTTTGAAATACTCTCGCGCGGAAATTCGGACGGTTACGAATACTTTAAATCTCCTTCCTCGTCTCTTAGAAGAAAACATTGCAGAAATGACACTGCGCGATCAATATTTTTTCTTCCAAGATGCGGGAAAAGTGTTTCCAGTTGTGCTTTTAACTGCGATCGCGAAAGGGTTAAGCCTTGAGTCTGTTCAACCACTCATTGAACGCTATTTAAACTCAAATGACCCAGTGGCGTATCCGCAGCCTTTGGTAACAGGAAAAGACTTGCTGCGATCGCTTGATCTATCCCCCTCTCCTCAAATTGGGGAACTTCTCACAGAACTACAAATTGCTGTCATTGAAGGGAAAATCAAAACCCCACGGGAAGCTATAGCCTTAGCCCAATCTTGGCTTGAACAAGAGTGTGGGTGA
- a CDS encoding Ycf34 family protein, which produces MCICINCHYVDRCTTYHAVETQHEQPHLTDNPDFEPVEPTVNVNIRPQEDYIEVEWDVVGCESFLEEAGKWAKLRPGEPVPT; this is translated from the coding sequence ATGTGTATCTGTATTAACTGCCACTATGTCGATCGCTGCACGACTTATCATGCGGTAGAAACGCAGCACGAACAACCTCACCTTACGGATAATCCTGATTTTGAACCCGTTGAACCCACGGTTAACGTTAACATTCGTCCCCAAGAAGACTACATTGAAGTGGAATGGGATGTTGTCGGTTGTGAAAGTTTCCTTGAAGAAGCGGGGAAATGGGCAAAATTACGTCCTGGTGAACCCGTTCCCACTTAA
- a CDS encoding DMT family transporter: protein MGNLKSATMWCAIAFVLLWNSGFIGAEYGLPSAGTFTLLFWRYLVLSLILFLYLQASQRFFIPDRATVFHTALVGILAHGVWLSCVLLALEQNVPAGIVALVVALQPLVTGAFSGIVVGERVNFWQWLGLTIGFLGVAIAVGTRIQLNNDASTIGYFLPFGSVIAITIASLLQRRKEISPEDHTPLTVSQTLFYQSLATSLILFFPAIGVEKLTIQWNLPFVATLSWLILGVSLGAYGLMWKLLSELDATRVASLFYLGPPVTMGMAWLAFGDIPQLTDVIGLGVVIVGVFFVQLSNKIRLQKKIKRQQRD from the coding sequence ATGGGAAATTTAAAATCGGCAACAATGTGGTGCGCGATCGCGTTTGTTTTACTCTGGAATTCTGGCTTTATCGGCGCAGAATACGGTTTACCCTCTGCAGGAACATTTACGTTGTTATTCTGGCGATATCTAGTCTTAAGCCTGATCTTGTTCCTTTATCTCCAAGCAAGTCAACGTTTCTTCATTCCCGATCGCGCAACTGTTTTTCACACCGCATTAGTCGGCATTTTAGCCCATGGCGTTTGGCTGAGTTGTGTCCTCCTCGCTTTAGAACAAAATGTCCCCGCAGGAATTGTCGCGCTGGTGGTTGCCCTACAACCCCTTGTCACTGGGGCTTTCTCGGGAATTGTCGTTGGGGAACGGGTTAATTTTTGGCAGTGGTTGGGCTTAACCATTGGCTTTCTTGGGGTCGCGATCGCGGTGGGAACTCGAATCCAACTCAATAATGATGCTTCAACAATCGGTTATTTCCTGCCCTTTGGTTCTGTGATTGCCATTACGATTGCCAGCCTTTTACAACGCCGAAAAGAAATTTCACCAGAAGATCACACTCCCCTCACCGTGAGCCAAACCTTATTTTATCAAAGTCTTGCCACAAGTTTAATCCTATTTTTCCCCGCGATCGGGGTCGAGAAATTAACGATACAATGGAATCTGCCCTTCGTGGCAACTTTAAGCTGGCTGATTCTTGGAGTTTCCCTTGGTGCTTACGGTTTAATGTGGAAACTTCTTTCTGAGTTAGATGCCACACGAGTCGCGAGTTTATTTTATCTCGGTCCACCCGTTACCATGGGGATGGCTTGGCTTGCCTTTGGCGATATTCCACAACTCACGGATGTCATTGGTTTAGGAGTCGTGATTGTGGGCGTTTTCTTCGTACAACTGTCTAACAAGATTCGTTTGCAGAAGAAAATCAAGAGACAACAGAGAGATTAG